The following proteins are co-located in the Bathymodiolus thermophilus thioautotrophic gill symbiont genome:
- a CDS encoding fibronectin type III domain-containing protein, which produces MTLKILVTIFALALTACGGGGGGGSSSGDNPTKSSLSIGVSGVDENNKFYFFKGQSDEIYLSNNSAKETTYKIIDAPFGVEMGSDKINIASNANVDNTQLKVQASNDTEFGETTINLRGLEPIVLIDEVTTGDAELFTDKYNLVQINIPEINNVPAGTRIKYIGAKKDDDLWIFQALIDENVDVDSIEINLLADSEKFNTIYGQQSGASQNSIRSLNATSDQLKATAYYSSPDDSLCEKKSNIAKYNWGSTKGRFIRNHYRVDDLSGFNMVASKRISSLICANKPEPISAKLENRIPIVFIHGYAVLAQLGGGYGTWGEFIKYASNWKFNNKSSIVFDFHWKTNAKFQTVSNELSKYINKIKNITGERVHIIAHSFGGVLARTYLQNLSGNNVSVPVASLTTIGTPHSGIGKSGGYDSAFDPIIPTNAENGLFQCKQISCYQMGDDFDDSDDFNLFYKFKEKIGLNEVVLEMDKKEFLPISGLIKSTPVQVLIGIRKRLGGLLWGSGDALISYDGQRFKPNDVTGLWDKYGTTFRNSIKVVNNTLVKEDFIDTENGYIHVGGLQYILSLASSISEVKIENELHPSVVKSKQWIENNLLDPIETHNIAYKINVIDPYGNPYSGKFKVTSKDENILTMESNAINGVATIHVSYTGKALRRTEFNIEPTNSLLYSNNPRIVVFEPESYMDVVNTGKTIDLRNDFYDESNDTKTGKIKLNSATQIDSSNFTINGENLSGDISVCVVKYNGYCQDVEILSKNDTSMRARFDSLGGVRKVFIEKKNSLGVNIDKDNLGVNFVKTQDSSLSISALTPDKINASSYSQKITISGAGFSRDTVVYAQEGNNSYKLRSSHFIDENTIDFRLRTGLNTQSPWNIWVETPTKSTYQNNKLALIVNTNVNNICTANESDYQSCPISHGIGTKHRVCADNGNSWGSYSSCSVSSCNSEYHVSDNSCVADVIIPVLNRPSGLTPGTDNNNPDELDTTNITLRWSAVNNASKYKLSVFDLNTRRYILEDEYVVGISYNASSFLDFGHQYFWSLHACKSNNECSSRTRVYFNIAGEVITPDVPTGLTPGSISNSNPEEVSGTTQVMRWNVANNASWYKIQIAKEGHIIADETINTNSYTVNNLEPGRKYWWHVEACNNDACADSTGKNFIIEGSAQICTPNSKENRSCGISHGQGSKYKTCSLNGQSWSGYSNCAVTSCNNGYYLLNNNCVTDVIPVPDRPSGLTPGADYNNPDELDTTNIILHWSTTNNASKYKLSIFDLNTRRYMLENKYITSTSYNASNLMTYGHKYFWSLHACKSNNECSSRRRVYFNVTGEIIVPDKPTGLTPGSTSSSNPEEVSGTTQVMRWNVANNASWYKIQIAKEGHIIADETINTNSYTVNNLEPGRKYWWYVEACNNDACADSTGKNFMIEGSAQICTPNSKENRSCSISHGQGSKYKTCSLNGQSWSGYSNCAVTSCDNGYQESNNRCVGAISITPSNTCSSAPTMKVDTNYQININTSDYTFGSPIEQHSYLSGDVRGFWLKVEIPIGYDARNVNISNVNDDFDPVIGLRSNCNYEYYGYADDNAGGGDETFNTRLTGAEEGNNGIYHIRIYHYNGNESPQAIFNIDVTQ; this is translated from the coding sequence ATGACTCTTAAAATTTTAGTAACAATATTTGCACTTGCTCTTACTGCTTGTGGCGGAGGTGGGGGCGGTGGCTCATCAAGTGGTGACAACCCAACAAAAAGTAGTTTAAGTATTGGCGTATCTGGTGTTGATGAAAATAATAAATTTTATTTTTTTAAAGGGCAAAGTGATGAAATATATTTGTCTAATAACTCCGCAAAAGAAACCACTTATAAGATTATTGATGCACCGTTTGGCGTTGAGATGGGTTCGGATAAAATAAATATTGCAAGTAATGCCAATGTGGACAATACCCAATTAAAAGTGCAAGCATCAAATGATACTGAATTTGGTGAAACAACAATTAACTTAAGGGGCTTAGAGCCAATTGTATTGATAGATGAAGTAACAACAGGTGATGCTGAGTTATTTACTGATAAATACAATCTAGTGCAAATTAATATTCCTGAGATTAACAATGTGCCAGCAGGCACAAGGATTAAATATATTGGTGCAAAAAAAGATGATGATTTATGGATTTTTCAAGCTTTAATTGATGAGAATGTTGATGTAGATTCTATAGAAATCAACTTATTGGCTGATAGTGAAAAATTTAATACAATTTATGGACAACAATCAGGCGCTAGTCAAAATTCTATTAGATCTTTAAATGCGACTTCAGACCAACTTAAAGCGACCGCTTATTATAGTAGCCCAGATGATAGCTTGTGCGAAAAGAAATCAAATATTGCTAAATATAATTGGGGTAGCACAAAAGGACGCTTTATAAGAAATCATTATAGAGTCGATGATTTATCAGGTTTTAATATGGTTGCATCTAAAAGAATAAGCTCCTTGATTTGTGCCAATAAGCCTGAACCTATTAGTGCTAAATTGGAAAATAGAATTCCCATTGTTTTTATTCATGGATATGCCGTACTTGCTCAACTTGGGGGAGGGTATGGAACTTGGGGTGAGTTTATTAAATATGCCAGCAATTGGAAGTTCAACAACAAGTCTAGCATTGTCTTTGACTTTCATTGGAAAACTAATGCTAAATTTCAAACAGTATCTAATGAATTAAGCAAATACATAAATAAGATTAAAAATATAACAGGGGAAAGAGTTCACATCATCGCCCATTCTTTTGGAGGGGTATTAGCAAGAACATATTTACAAAATTTGTCTGGTAATAACGTTTCCGTTCCTGTTGCATCTTTAACCACTATTGGAACACCTCATTCTGGTATTGGAAAAAGTGGTGGTTACGATTCTGCATTTGATCCAATTATCCCCACAAACGCTGAAAATGGATTGTTTCAATGTAAACAAATTAGTTGTTATCAAATGGGGGATGATTTTGATGATTCTGATGATTTTAATTTATTTTATAAATTCAAAGAAAAAATCGGGCTAAATGAGGTGGTTCTAGAAATGGATAAAAAAGAATTTTTACCTATATCAGGTTTGATAAAAAGCACCCCAGTACAGGTTTTAATAGGAATTAGAAAAAGACTAGGGGGGCTTTTATGGGGCTCTGGTGATGCCCTTATTTCATATGATGGGCAAAGATTTAAGCCAAATGATGTTACTGGATTGTGGGATAAATATGGAACAACCTTTAGAAATTCTATTAAAGTAGTGAACAATACTCTTGTAAAGGAAGATTTTATAGATACTGAAAATGGGTATATACATGTAGGTGGGCTTCAATATATATTGTCATTAGCCTCAAGTATTTCAGAAGTAAAGATTGAAAATGAATTACATCCTAGTGTCGTTAAATCAAAACAATGGATAGAAAATAATTTACTTGACCCGATTGAAACTCATAATATCGCTTATAAAATCAATGTTATTGATCCATATGGAAATCCATATAGTGGCAAATTCAAAGTAACATCTAAAGATGAAAATATCCTTACCATGGAAAGCAATGCAATAAATGGAGTTGCTACAATCCATGTTTCCTATACAGGGAAAGCACTAAGGCGGACCGAATTCAATATAGAGCCAACAAATAGTTTACTATATAGCAATAATCCAAGAATAGTAGTGTTTGAACCTGAAAGTTATATGGATGTTGTTAATACTGGAAAAACAATAGATTTGAGGAATGATTTCTATGACGAGTCGAATGATACAAAAACTGGAAAGATAAAACTTAATTCAGCTACTCAAATAGATAGCTCAAATTTCACTATTAACGGAGAAAACTTATCGGGCGATATAAGTGTTTGTGTTGTTAAATATAATGGTTATTGCCAAGATGTAGAAATATTAAGCAAAAATGACACTAGCATGAGGGCTAGATTTGATTCTTTAGGTGGTGTTAGGAAGGTATTTATTGAAAAGAAAAATTCGCTTGGTGTCAACATTGACAAAGATAATCTTGGCGTTAATTTTGTAAAAACACAAGACAGTAGTCTATCAATATCTGCTCTCACGCCAGACAAAATCAACGCTTCTAGCTATTCACAAAAAATCACTATTAGCGGCGCTGGATTTTCCCGAGATACAGTGGTTTATGCACAAGAAGGCAACAATAGTTATAAACTTCGTTCATCACATTTTATTGATGAAAACACCATAGACTTTAGACTTAGAACTGGGCTTAATACTCAGTCACCTTGGAATATTTGGGTAGAAACACCAACAAAATCAACTTATCAAAATAATAAGTTGGCATTAATCGTTAATACCAATGTTAATAATATTTGCACAGCAAATGAGTCTGATTATCAAAGTTGTCCAATTAGTCATGGCATTGGAACAAAGCATAGGGTTTGTGCTGATAATGGTAATTCTTGGGGTTCGTACAGTAGCTGCTCGGTAAGTAGTTGTAATAGCGAATATCATGTGTCTGACAATAGTTGTGTAGCTGATGTTATTATTCCAGTGCTCAATAGACCGTCTGGATTGACACCAGGAACCGATAACAACAATCCCGATGAACTAGATACAACAAATATCACTTTACGCTGGTCAGCAGTTAATAATGCAAGTAAATATAAACTTAGTGTATTTGATTTGAATACTAGGCGTTATATATTGGAAGATGAATATGTAGTAGGTATTAGTTATAATGCCAGTAGTTTTCTTGATTTTGGACATCAATATTTTTGGAGTTTACACGCTTGTAAAAGCAATAATGAATGTAGTAGCAGAACTCGGGTTTATTTTAATATTGCTGGTGAAGTCATAACGCCTGATGTTCCTACTGGGTTAACACCTGGATCAATCTCCAATAGCAATCCTGAAGAAGTAAGTGGAACAACGCAGGTAATGCGGTGGAATGTTGCTAATAACGCCAGTTGGTATAAAATTCAGATTGCCAAGGAAGGGCATATAATTGCCGATGAAACAATCAATACTAATAGTTATACGGTCAACAATTTAGAGCCGGGTAGAAAATATTGGTGGCATGTTGAGGCATGCAATAACGATGCTTGTGCTGATTCTACTGGGAAAAACTTCATAATAGAGGGAAGTGCTCAAATTTGCACACCAAATTCTAAAGAAAATCGTTCATGTGGTATATCTCATGGACAAGGATCTAAATATAAAACTTGTTCACTCAATGGGCAATCTTGGAGTGGTTATAGTAACTGTGCTGTAACGAGTTGTAATAATGGATACTATTTATTAAATAATAATTGTGTGACAGATGTTATTCCAGTGCCCGATAGACCGTCAGGATTAACACCAGGAGCCGATTACAACAATCCCGATGAACTGGATACAACAAATATTATTTTGCACTGGTCAACAACAAATAATGCGAGCAAATACAAGCTCAGTATATTTGATTTAAATACTAGACGCTACATGTTAGAAAATAAATACATAACAAGCACAAGCTATAATGCTAGTAACTTAATGACTTATGGGCATAAATACTTTTGGAGTTTACACGCTTGTAAAAGCAACAATGAATGCAGTAGCAGGAGGCGAGTCTATTTTAATGTTACTGGTGAGATAATAGTACCTGATAAACCTACTGGATTAACACCTGGATCAACCTCCAGTAGCAATCCTGAAGAAGTAAGTGGAACAACGCAGGTAATGCGGTGGAATGTTGCTAATAACGCCAGTTGGTATAAAATTCAGATTGCCAAGGAAGGGCATATAATTGCCGATGAAACAATCAATACTAATAGTTATACGGTCAACAATTTAGAGCCGGGTAGAAAATATTGGTGGTATGTTGAGGCATGCAATAACGATGCTTGTGCTGACTCTACTGGGAAAAACTTCATGATAGAGGGGAGTGCTCAAATTTGCACACCAAATTCTAAAGAAAATCGTTCATGTAGCATATCCCATGGACAAGGATCTAAATATAAAACTTGTTCACTCAATGGGCAATCTTGGAGTGGTTATAGTAACTGTGCTGTAACGAGTTGTGACAATGGATACCAAGAATCTAACAATCGTTGTGTTGGCGCCATTAGTATTACACCATCAAACACTTGCTCTTCTGCCCCAACCATGAAAGTTGATACTAATTATCAAATAAATATAAATACCAGTGACTATACATTTGGCTCTCCAATAGAACAACATAGTTATTTAAGTGGCGATGTAAGAGGCTTTTGGCTAAAGGTGGAAATACCAATTGGATATGATGCAAGAAATGTTAACATATCCAATGTTAATGATGACTTCGATCCAGTAATAGGATTAAGATCAAACTGTAATTATGAATATTATGGCTACGCTGATGACAATGCAGGTGGTGGCGATGAAACATTTAATACTAGGTTAACAGGTGCAGAGGAAGGTAATAATGGAATTTATCATATTAGAATATATCATTATAATGGAAATGAATCGCCACAAGCTATATTTAATATAGATGTCACCCAATAG
- a CDS encoding helix-turn-helix domain-containing protein yields MKKSNEIANKIKNLREISKLSQSELAKRAGVTSSAISMIESGQRLPSLVVTKKISEAFNMTVSELTGEKVSKNTNNKAQIFFRKYSELNDLGEADQKIIKNLIKSLKDKK; encoded by the coding sequence ATGAAAAAATCAAATGAAATAGCAAATAAAATTAAAAATTTAAGAGAAATATCTAAATTGAGTCAGTCTGAACTAGCCAAGAGAGCTGGTGTTACCTCATCTGCTATCAGTATGATTGAAAGTGGACAACGCCTTCCATCTCTTGTCGTGACTAAGAAAATTAGCGAAGCATTTAACATGACAGTGTCAGAATTGACTGGTGAGAAAGTATCAAAAAATACTAATAATAAGGCTCAAATATTTTTTAGAAAATATAGTGAGTTAAATGATTTAGGTGAAGCAGATCAAAAAATCATTAAAAACTTAATTAAAAGTTTAAAAGATAAAAAATAA
- a CDS encoding DUF1508 domain-containing protein gives MSEFKIYRGKDKGEQCWRWRLVDSNHKNIAMSEESFVKSSVKRSIKTIKDKVNLSTPVFLDESNEDTDKGYRFEYFQSEKNSEWCWRLKAGNHEFMAIGGEGFSSKQSILKSIENVRVEMGRAKIIFENPEDDPVCEARNQDDTKENPSIPPGS, from the coding sequence ATGTCAGAATTTAAGATTTACAGAGGTAAGGATAAAGGGGAGCAGTGTTGGCGATGGAGGTTGGTGGATTCTAACCATAAAAACATTGCTATGAGTGAAGAGTCATTTGTAAAAAGTAGTGTAAAAAGGTCGATAAAAACTATTAAAGACAAAGTGAATCTTAGTACTCCAGTGTTTTTAGATGAAAGTAATGAAGATACTGATAAAGGCTATAGATTTGAGTATTTTCAAAGTGAGAAAAATAGTGAATGGTGCTGGAGATTAAAGGCTGGTAATCATGAGTTTATGGCTATTGGTGGTGAAGGGTTTTCATCTAAACAAAGCATTTTAAAAAGCATAGAAAATGTTAGGGTAGAAATGGGCAGGGCAAAGATTATATTTGAAAATCCAGAGGATGATCCAGTGTGCGAAGCTAGAAACCAAGATGATACAAAGGAAAATCCATCTATCCCTCCAGGTTCATAA
- a CDS encoding ThiF family adenylyltransferase, with translation MTNDLTTSTNLAIGDDLLTKIQNNKFSIVGCGGVGSLFAEMLVRTGANNISLIDSDCIERKNLNRTPFLVCDVGKYKVEILEKRLKAINSTINIKTIPRNFGTYIDGDNDRQEVRDLVVDSDITIIAIDSNDMRVECEQLLNDVNNQYLVVGVEINENISRFVCGWMTKTPNFEKDLKGYGENNGSYMPIVSEAVSVGFHLMMHHMKDGDFKKENYIERKYVNYFPVDNSQEQ, from the coding sequence ATGACTAATGATCTAACCACAAGTACTAACCTTGCTATTGGTGATGATTTATTAACTAAGATTCAAAATAATAAATTTAGCATCGTTGGTTGCGGGGGCGTGGGTTCACTCTTTGCAGAAATGCTCGTTAGAACTGGAGCAAACAATATCTCATTAATAGACAGTGATTGTATTGAGCGTAAAAATCTTAACAGAACTCCTTTTTTAGTTTGTGATGTTGGTAAATATAAAGTTGAAATATTAGAAAAACGACTAAAAGCTATCAATAGCACAATTAATATTAAAACTATTCCCAGAAATTTTGGCACTTATATAGATGGCGATAATGATAGACAAGAAGTTAGAGATTTAGTGGTAGATTCTGACATAACTATTATTGCTATTGATAGCAACGATATGAGGGTAGAGTGTGAACAATTGTTAAATGATGTGAACAATCAGTATTTGGTTGTAGGTGTAGAAATTAATGAAAATATTTCTAGGTTTGTTTGTGGCTGGATGACCAAAACTCCAAATTTTGAGAAAGATTTAAAAGGATATGGTGAAAATAATGGCTCTTACATGCCTATAGTTTCGGAGGCTGTATCTGTTGGATTTCACTTGATGATGCATCATATGAAAGACGGAGATTTTAAAAAAGAAAATTATATAGAAAGGAAATATGTTAATTATTTCCCTGTCGATAACAGCCAAGAGCAATAA
- a CDS encoding ImmA/IrrE family metallo-endopeptidase yields MEINLLKAKAEAENLLEDLGLLKVPVSVEEVCQKIGNIDITEANMLAPNFNGASFGSEENVKILINKNIDNHHRRRFTKAHELGHTILHIFTGKQSKFQCSDNDITYNSGNNSEYEKEANIFASSLLMPSKLIEKEIHRNDLSWRLIQEIKNMCDVSLEAATRKVISLSKEPCCLIIHKDSQMWTPVKSDSFNAYINTQSFPDNLNYSKETDNFPDSLEECDAMDWRIDNKMRLNYSSIYNSEFARIMTLLLKF; encoded by the coding sequence ATGGAAATTAATTTACTTAAAGCTAAAGCAGAGGCGGAAAATCTTTTAGAAGATTTGGGATTGTTAAAGGTGCCTGTGTCTGTAGAAGAAGTATGTCAAAAAATTGGCAATATTGATATAACAGAAGCAAACATGTTGGCCCCTAATTTCAATGGCGCTTCTTTTGGTAGCGAAGAAAATGTCAAAATATTAATTAACAAAAATATTGATAATCATCATCGCAGAAGATTTACTAAAGCACATGAACTAGGTCACACTATTCTCCATATCTTTACGGGCAAACAGTCTAAATTTCAATGTAGTGACAATGACATTACATACAACAGTGGCAACAATTCTGAATATGAAAAAGAAGCCAATATATTTGCCTCATCACTCTTAATGCCATCAAAGCTTATTGAAAAGGAAATCCATAGAAATGATTTATCTTGGAGATTGATACAGGAGATAAAAAATATGTGCGATGTATCTTTGGAGGCAGCGACCAGAAAAGTCATCAGTTTGTCTAAAGAACCATGTTGTTTGATTATTCATAAAGATAGTCAAATGTGGACGCCTGTTAAATCAGATTCATTTAATGCATATATCAACACTCAATCATTTCCAGATAATTTGAACTACTCAAAAGAAACCGATAATTTTCCAGATAGTTTAGAAGAATGTGATGCTATGGATTGGCGAATAGATAACAAAATGAGGCTGAACTATTCCTCTATTTATAATAGTGAGTTTGCCCGAATTATGACACTGTTGCTAAAATTTTAA
- a CDS encoding conjugal transfer protein TraG N-terminal domain-containing protein, whose translation MRLFFKLLITLIVLNISFEVLAIDMDYYAPNGLPTISDTFTRLALIFSDGDYVFAFPIIGALSMIFVVINGYLVKPLTSGGKTDNPINIFAPLAIGSVIWFAGFVPTATMHIYDPVKNETQSVAGIPQAIVLIAGLTNILERNMIEITETGTAYPYSETAGGINLELFVNAQFNSYNNRKKFLIRDIQAYYEDCGKVNLVLPGNQTFEDMMSNTPELYSLISEWKHPSLFVNLYNGSAGKTNMSCTDAWNNVIQPGLNVTVFDKDVANICAKSGFDPLKAVQLQQCKNRLGELKKIHKLPATTANNYLRDSFIASTILKKINLDDPIEAQQTLMRRQLSLQGLGALNTSEDTMPNIKAVMTSIVLGIIPFLMLFLLTPLWSKALKFMAGSLLWITTWGIMMAVMHTATMDQSMTILSDIAANKMGLDAFMLAQTDGVKAFMLFGKMQSNSLMMATAIAIAVYGFGSYAMTGIAQGQAQSIQHIGESAAQQALTPEGRLGLRSSLAGGVASDSSVQYNSLSSGGGGFSDTGSYPLIQSSLGRSAEGVASGLNTNISSHATKGESSEGSITGQSQAIKDIASNSNTSVFEQSAQTAQTNTLTAQANAEATEITQNKVGSNNQADGAKIIAEQGQGYAQGQIEKSQFIAKMTGQDGSNPETIRNISENMALNNGAYAMTGQEIKDSDIMDKLSRAQQRHLDSGINYSVTPTFDEKGSLNDNVGIVAGVNIREDNNITQTEDNIQSAVTRVDTSSHFDGATMLSAMQNGFKDENYRTIEERFNKAKNVGNDPADDNKAARFNLLKDTLYGFADVTNREETSDGSRWSNQTGIKAGFGGNIPFTKIGGEVYSNSAHDASTGSTESHSIDATWGKINEIYEQSNTAHEFLAETNKFHNSQRETMENMNKEGDLSQDNPINQEQKQQQSGGLEQSATEDEQRIKDYLATRSGG comes from the coding sequence ATGCGATTATTTTTCAAACTACTCATTACCTTAATTGTTTTAAATATTTCATTTGAAGTTTTGGCAATCGATATGGATTATTATGCACCCAACGGATTGCCAACCATTAGTGATACATTTACCCGTCTTGCGTTAATTTTTTCTGATGGCGATTATGTTTTTGCATTTCCTATTATCGGTGCGCTTTCGATGATTTTTGTTGTTATCAATGGTTATTTAGTCAAACCGTTGACTTCAGGTGGAAAAACTGACAATCCTATTAATATATTTGCGCCTTTAGCAATTGGTTCAGTCATTTGGTTTGCAGGCTTTGTGCCGACAGCAACAATGCACATTTACGACCCAGTAAAAAACGAAACACAGAGTGTTGCAGGCATCCCTCAAGCAATCGTGTTAATTGCAGGGCTAACTAACATATTAGAACGCAATATGATTGAAATTACTGAAACTGGCACAGCCTATCCATATTCAGAGACCGCAGGTGGTATTAATTTAGAATTATTTGTTAACGCACAATTCAATTCTTACAATAATCGAAAAAAGTTTTTAATTCGAGATATTCAAGCGTATTACGAAGATTGTGGCAAAGTTAATTTAGTATTACCAGGTAATCAAACATTTGAAGACATGATGAGTAACACACCAGAACTCTACAGCCTAATATCAGAATGGAAGCACCCTTCTTTATTTGTTAATCTTTACAATGGTTCAGCAGGAAAAACTAATATGAGTTGCACTGATGCTTGGAACAATGTAATCCAACCAGGATTAAATGTTACTGTGTTTGATAAAGATGTTGCCAATATTTGTGCTAAATCTGGATTTGACCCACTTAAAGCAGTACAACTGCAACAATGCAAAAACAGACTGGGTGAGTTAAAAAAAATCCACAAATTACCTGCTACTACAGCCAACAATTATTTGCGTGATTCTTTTATTGCCAGCACTATTCTCAAAAAAATTAATTTAGACGACCCTATCGAGGCACAACAAACTTTAATGCGCAGACAACTTTCTCTACAAGGTTTGGGTGCACTCAACACATCTGAAGACACAATGCCAAATATTAAAGCAGTAATGACATCAATTGTCCTTGGGATTATTCCATTTCTAATGTTGTTTTTGCTTACCCCTCTCTGGTCAAAAGCCTTAAAGTTTATGGCAGGCTCGCTATTATGGATTACCACATGGGGCATTATGATGGCGGTAATGCACACTGCTACCATGGATCAATCGATGACAATATTAAGTGATATTGCCGCAAACAAAATGGGACTTGACGCTTTTATGTTGGCACAAACCGACGGCGTTAAAGCCTTTATGCTTTTTGGAAAAATGCAGTCTAATTCACTAATGATGGCAACTGCAATTGCTATTGCCGTTTATGGATTTGGCTCATACGCCATGACAGGAATCGCTCAAGGGCAAGCACAAAGTATACAACATATAGGTGAATCTGCTGCACAACAAGCACTCACGCCAGAAGGTAGATTAGGGCTTCGTAGTTCACTTGCTGGCGGTGTTGCAAGCGATTCAAGTGTGCAATATAACAGCCTTTCCAGTGGTGGCGGCGGATTTAGCGACACAGGTTCGTATCCATTGATACAAAGTTCTTTAGGTCGTTCAGCCGAAGGTGTTGCAAGTGGTTTAAATACCAATATTAGTTCACATGCAACAAAGGGTGAGAGTAGCGAAGGTTCCATTACAGGTCAATCACAAGCAATAAAAGACATTGCAAGCAATAGCAATACAAGTGTTTTCGAACAGTCGGCCCAAACTGCCCAAACTAATACATTGACAGCGCAAGCCAATGCAGAAGCCACTGAAATAACTCAAAACAAAGTGGGATCTAATAATCAAGCAGATGGTGCAAAAATAATAGCTGAACAAGGGCAAGGATATGCTCAAGGGCAAATAGAGAAATCACAATTTATTGCCAAAATGACAGGACAAGATGGCAGTAATCCTGAAACTATCCGTAATATCAGTGAAAATATGGCACTTAACAATGGTGCCTACGCAATGACAGGCCAAGAAATTAAAGATAGCGATATAATGGATAAACTTAGCAGGGCGCAACAGCGTCACCTTGATTCAGGTATTAATTATAGCGTTACCCCAACTTTTGATGAAAAAGGTAGTCTTAATGATAATGTCGGTATTGTTGCTGGTGTTAATATTAGAGAAGATAATAATATAACTCAAACAGAAGACAATATTCAGTCTGCAGTAACTAGAGTTGATACCAGTAGCCACTTTGACGGTGCAACCATGCTTAGCGCTATGCAAAATGGATTTAAAGATGAAAACTACCGAACCATAGAAGAGCGCTTTAATAAGGCTAAAAATGTTGGCAACGACCCAGCAGACGACAATAAAGCGGCAAGATTTAATTTGCTTAAGGATACTTTGTATGGTTTTGCTGATGTTACCAATAGAGAAGAGACAAGTGATGGCAGTAGGTGGTCTAATCAAACTGGTATAAAAGCCGGTTTTGGTGGCAACATTCCATTTACTAAAATTGGCGGCGAAGTTTACTCTAACTCAGCACATGATGCCTCTACAGGCTCAACCGAAAGTCACTCAATTGACGCTACTTGGGGAAAAATCAATGAGATTTATGAGCAATCAAACACAGCCCATGAGTTTTTAGCCGAAACAAATAAATTTCATAATTCTCAACGAGAAACAATGGAGAACATGAATAAAGAAGGGGATTTGTCTCAAGATAATCCAATCAATCAAGAGCAAAAACAACAACAATCAGGAGGGCTTGAGCAATCTGCAACAGAAGACGAGCAAAGAATTAAGGATTATTTGGCAACTAGAAGTGGGGGCTGA